Proteins encoded in a region of the Vicia villosa cultivar HV-30 ecotype Madison, WI linkage group LG5, Vvil1.0, whole genome shotgun sequence genome:
- the LOC131603713 gene encoding DNA polymerase I A, chloroplastic/mitochondrial-like: MMDAFKAGGDFHSRTAMNMYPYIREALEKKEVLLEWDPQPGEDKPPLPLLKDAFGSERRKAKMLNFSIAYGKTPVGLSKDWRVSVKETKKTVDLWYNDRKEVLQWQEERKKEARKFHCVYTLLGRARKFPLMAQGNTYQKGHIERAAINTPVQGNAADVAMCAMIQISNNKKLKELGWKLLLSVLIIQHFVLFSLIFISLHLECNSKVKRLGVYAKF; encoded by the exons ATGATGGATGCTTTTAAAGCCGGTGGAGATTTCCATTCAAGGACTGCTATGAATATGTATCCATATATTCGTGAAGCACTTGAGAAAAAGGAAGTGCTTCTCGAGTGGGATCCTCAGCCTGGTGAAGATAAGCCCCCACTTCCTCTATTAAAG GATGCGTTTGGTTCTGAAAGAAGAAAAGCTAAAATGCTTAACTTCTCAATTGCATATGGGAAAACTCCAGTGGGCCTATCTAAGGATTGGAGG gtTTCTGTGAAAGAAACTAAGAAAACAGTTGACCTTTGGTACAATGACAGAAAAGAAGTTTTGCAATGGCAAGAGGAACGTAAAAAAGAAGCTCGTAAGTTTCATTGTGTCTACACATTGCTAGGGCGAGCCCGGAAATTCCCTTTGATGGCCCAAGGTAATACCTATCAGAAAGGTCACATTGAGCGTGCTGCTATTAATACTCCAGTGCAG GGTAATGCTGCTGATGTTGCCATGTGTGCCATGATACAAATTTCCAATAATAAAAAGTTGAAGGAGCTTGGATGGAAGTTACTTTTATCTGTTCTGATAATTCAACACTTTGTCCTATTCTCTCTTATATTTATTTCTTTGCACTTGGAGTGTAATTCAAAAGTAAAGAGACTTGGAGTGTATGCTAAATTTTGA